TATCAGTTAAAGGACTAACTCGAGTTTCTATACGCGCGTTGTATTTTCCTCTAGCGTTATAGGCTTGCTTTAATTCTTTCTCCAAACGCTCTAAAGTGGATGTTTGAAATACTCGCCCTTTGGCTAAGCCCAAGTCCTTAAGGAATTCTTTCATCTTGTCGCTAGGAATTTCTTTATTTCCTACAACACTAATTGAACCTATGGTTGCCCGTTCCACCACATTGACAATTAAAGTATTGCCTTGTCGCTCCAAGGAAACAGACTGGAAAAAACCAGTATCATAAAGAGTTCGAATAATCTCAGCAGTTGATTCAGGGCTTATTTCCTCTCCCACTTGAACGGGAATATAGTTGAGTACTGTTCCAGTGGTGACACGTTGCAAACCTGTAACTTTAATACTTCGCACAACAAAAGTATCGGCTGCTATTGTTTGTGAAGACCAGGCTATGAGCGAGGAACAACAAACACCTAATATAAATTTACTGCTGATTTTTTTCATTATTATTTTACGCCCAGTACTACGTGTACTTTACTCAAACTCTGTACACCGAAAATTGAAACACTTTTTATAGGAAGTAGAAACTACTGTCAAGTTTTTGTTCCCTGACTTTGCCAATACTTTGCTATTGGGATCGGATTCACACTCACTTATCCCGCAAGTCTTGATAAGTCATTTGATAAAGCAATAAACATAAGCGCTGCCAATAGCAATAATCCTAGATAGGCTCCTGCAGATTTTAAACCATCGGATAAGGGCTTACGTCGGATCGTTTCAAGTAGATAATAAAACAAATGTCCCCCATCGAGCATGGGAATGGGCAATAAATTTAATGCTCCTAAGCTGATGCTCACTAAAGCCAGGAAAAATAAGTAGGAGGCTAATCCACTTCGTCCAGAATCCCCTGCCCCCTGAGCAATCCCTACTGGACCACTTATATTATTTAATCCAAGCTTGCCAGTAACCAACCTCCCCATCAAAATAAATGTGGTACCGGTCAATTGTACTGTTTGTTTTAATGCAGTACCTACGGCTGTTAAAGGATCTTGTCGTTCCAAACGCAACCAATGTGCAGGCCATTGGACTTTTTGGGAGCGTACACCTAAAAATCCTTCAATTTTATCTTTATTTTTTTGGCTTCCTGTGTGGACAATTACTTTATGTATATGGCCTTTCCTATTTACAGATAAAGTTAACTGTTTGTCTGGACGTGTCTGAACGTAATCAACTAAAAATAACCAGTCGTTAAACGGTTTACCATCGACGCTCAATATCTTATCGCCATTTTCTAATCCTGCTTTTGCTGCCGGAGAATCAGGAACAACCTCTCCCACTATTGGAGGGATTGAAGGAATAAAGGGTTCAATACCTAGGCTTTGCAGAGCATCTGGTTTTTTACTATCTATTTTCCAATTAGTTAAAGGCAAAGAAACTGTATGAATATGCCCATCAACCAAAGACTTCAATGTTAATTGTATTGTTTCCTGAGAACCAACAAGAGGCATG
The DNA window shown above is from Legionella sp. PC997 and carries:
- the rseP gene encoding RIP metalloprotease RseP yields the protein MLSTLLYFLLALVLLVTVHEYGHFQVARWCGVKVLRFSFGFGPILARWCDKKGTEYAWSLFPLGGYVKMLDESEGEVPENERHLAFNNQSIWKRAAIVLAGPFFNFLFAFVALWWVLVIGMQSLAPMIESVKPNSIAGQAGLKAKEEIIALNDTKINSWRDFQYAIMPLVGSQETIQLTLKSLVDGHIHTVSLPLTNWKIDSKKPDALQSLGIEPFIPSIPPIVGEVVPDSPAAKAGLENGDKILSVDGKPFNDWLFLVDYVQTRPDKQLTLSVNRKGHIHKVIVHTGSQKNKDKIEGFLGVRSQKVQWPAHWLRLERQDPLTAVGTALKQTVQLTGTTFILMGRLVTGKLGLNNISGPVGIAQGAGDSGRSGLASYLFFLALVSISLGALNLLPIPMLDGGHLFYYLLETIRRKPLSDGLKSAGAYLGLLLLAALMFIALSNDLSRLAG